The genomic segment GGCTTAGACCAGCCTGACTCAGTACCAAGGCAGAAGAATAGTTTTTAGATTGTTGACTCAAAAGGGATAGCTACGCCAAAAAAATCTGTGTATTGATTTTTTCTGAGTGTTGCGTCTCATATTTGAGAATTATTCCTCATAAATAATTATTTTTGAATCCTCACCGCCCCGTTGAGGGCTGAAAAAAGCCTCCCGAAACACCACAGGAGGGGTGTGGATTAATTTGATGGAGGATTTGGGTAAAAGGAAGTGATTGCCATTTTCTCTTCAGAATGCTAACAAGTTTGATATGTCAGTGTATGCTTAAAAGCCTCCGTATGACCCCTTATGAAGCATGAAAGTCAAGCCCCATGCCTCCTGCATCCAAGCGCAGCCTTTCAAGGGATCTTTCCATCAGTGTTTTTCTGCTGGTATTTATCCTTCAAATCCCCCTTGTATTTTATTATTTTACAAGGGAAGCCCGACAGATTTCCACTTCTTTCCGATCCCAAACCGAAGAAAATGCCCAGCGTCTGACCGATGTTCTGGCTGTCCCCCTGTGGCATATGGATATCCCCCAACTGGAACGCATTGCGATTGCCTTTACCCAGAATGACCCCATGACCGGTATCCGTATCCTGGACATCCATGGCCATGTCTTCTTTGATTCCATACAGGACAAAAACCCTGATCCCTCCCAGATGACCAGCATGAATATCCGGAACAATGGGAACACCATAGGTTCCATGGATCTCTACCTTTCCAGAGAACCATACAAAAAGGACCTTGCACGCCTGCGCAACCAAACCCTCTGGGTACTGGGACTTTCCCTCATGGCCATTTACATTGGCATTGGGCTTCTCTCCCGTCTTTTTATGAAGCCTCTGCTCAAGTCTCTTTCAGAAAGCCTTAAACATGTGGGGAACGGAAGATTTGACCACGCCTTCACCCGAGTCCGCCACAGGGAAATGGAAACCCTTGCCAGCACAATACAGGATATGGCCAGCCGCATCAAAGCCAGGGAAAATGTCCTTCAAATGATGAACAAAGAACTTCAGGCAGAAGTAAAGGAGAGAAAGAAAGCCGAAGAAGAAGCCCTGAACAGCGAGGCAAGACGCAAGGCCCTTCTGGATGCCATTCCGGATATGATATTCCAGTTTGACAGAACCGGGGCCTTTCTGGATTTTCAGGGTGATAAGACTCAGCTTTTTATTGACGCTGATAAGTTTCTTCATAAACAGGCCCATGAAGTTCTTCCGGAACACATCTCCGCACTGATTGAAAAGAACATTGAAAGGGCCCTTGATACACATAAACCAATAGTTTTTGAATACAGCCTGTATATGGGCAAAGAGAACAGTGAATACTTTGAAGCACGTATGGTGGCTGCAACAAAAGATACGGTTCTTGCCATTGTACGCAATATTTCCGGCAGGGTCCGGGCCGAAGCCCAGCGAAAAAAACTGGAAAGCCAGCTCACCAAAGCCCAGAAAATGGAAGCCGTGGGCATGCTGGCCGGTGGTGTGGCTCACGATCTGAACAATGTGCTTTCCGGACTTGTCAGCTATCCGGATCTGCTGCTTCAGGATCTTCCCGAAGACAGCACCATGCACAGGAGGATTCGCATTATCCAGAAATCAGGCCAGAGAGCAGCACAGATAGTTGAAGACCTGCTTACCCTGGCCCGCCGTGGCGTCAGCACAGAAAATGGCATACAGATGAATGCTGTCATTCTGGATTACCTTTCCACGCCTGAGCATGAAAAGCTCTGCTCCTTTCATCCAGAGGTTAGGATTCATACATCCCTTAGCCCAGATCTGGATCTGATAAGAGGCTCCGGGCTGCACCTTGGAAAAATGATCATGAACCTTGTTTCCAATGCGGCAGAAGCCATGCCAGAAGGGGGCCAGATATTCATTGAAACCTCCAAAGACATAAAAACATCAGAAGTCTTTCCCCATGGTGCAATTCTGATACGGATACAGGATACGGGCATGGGAATTGCCCC from the Desulfobotulus mexicanus genome contains:
- a CDS encoding hybrid sensor histidine kinase/response regulator, which codes for MPPASKRSLSRDLSISVFLLVFILQIPLVFYYFTREARQISTSFRSQTEENAQRLTDVLAVPLWHMDIPQLERIAIAFTQNDPMTGIRILDIHGHVFFDSIQDKNPDPSQMTSMNIRNNGNTIGSMDLYLSREPYKKDLARLRNQTLWVLGLSLMAIYIGIGLLSRLFMKPLLKSLSESLKHVGNGRFDHAFTRVRHREMETLASTIQDMASRIKARENVLQMMNKELQAEVKERKKAEEEALNSEARRKALLDAIPDMIFQFDRTGAFLDFQGDKTQLFIDADKFLHKQAHEVLPEHISALIEKNIERALDTHKPIVFEYSLYMGKENSEYFEARMVAATKDTVLAIVRNISGRVRAEAQRKKLESQLTKAQKMEAVGMLAGGVAHDLNNVLSGLVSYPDLLLQDLPEDSTMHRRIRIIQKSGQRAAQIVEDLLTLARRGVSTENGIQMNAVILDYLSTPEHEKLCSFHPEVRIHTSLSPDLDLIRGSGLHLGKMIMNLVSNAAEAMPEGGQIFIETSKDIKTSEVFPHGAILIRIQDTGMGIAPEDKEKIFEPFYTKKVMGRSGTGLGMAVVWSTVQDHHGQIFVDSEPGKGCTISIYLPVTPGLFLCTEEEDYSPEGSGEHILVVDDLPEQREISTLILEKLGYRVTTVSSGEEALAGLQSLLPDLVLLDMIMGPKGMDGLECFCHMRSLLPDLKILLVTGFSENERTKEALALGAMGLIKKPYTFTDLARNIHRAICETG